A section of the Penaeus chinensis breed Huanghai No. 1 chromosome 17, ASM1920278v2, whole genome shotgun sequence genome encodes:
- the LOC125034037 gene encoding nematocyst expressed protein 3-like: MHRAGRSFKVQPARVAAVLGVNGRSHPPPASVHASMPVSTTGTGNHLTLASPVAQVTQERLIHGSAPARAEDHLEPAGVSVPDAAAPLVHPIAPESEGPALENLKEALLAVDIKLASASADASAAETAPAAAEVEAAPVAEVEAASTEAAPVSAAAQVAAQVPVAEIITEAKASETIVEAAPVVETEAVAETAPVEAAASPAAEAEAAPAAAVEAAPAAEAEAAPAAEAEAAPAAEAEAAPAKQNQKHSPQQKPQKRLPGNHKPRNSLYSRELRGVSGSQQARSFTTS, encoded by the exons GTGCAGCCCGCTAGGGTAGCAGCCGTCCTGGGTGTCAACGGGCGCTCCCACCCCCCGCCCGCGTCTGTGCACGCCTCCATGCCAGTGTCTACGACGGGGACAGGGAACCATCTGACCCTCGCTTCCCCGGTCGCCCAAGTCACGCAG GAACGCCTGATCCACGGGAGCGCGCCGGCGAGAGCGGAGGACCACCTTGAGCCCGCCGGAGTGTCCGTTCCTGACGCTGCCGCCCCCCTCGTTCACCCGATCGCGCCCGAGTCAGAAG GGCCTGCACTTGAGAATTTGAAGGAGGCTTTGCTAGCAGTAGATATAAAGCTTGCCAGCGCCTCAGCTGATGCGTCAGCAGCAGAAACAGCACCTGCAGCCGCAGAGGTAGAAGCAGCACCGGTAGCAGAAGTTGAGGCAGCATCGACAGAAGCAGCGCCGGTCTCAGCTGCAGCACAGGTGGCCGCACAGGTGCCAGTTGCAGAAATAATAACAGAAGCAAAGGCATCAGAAACAATAGTAGAAGCAGCACCAGTGGTAGAAACAGAAGCAGTAGCAGAAACAGCACCGGTAGAAGCTGCGGCATcaccagcagcagaagcagaggcagcaccagcagcagcagtagaggCAGCCCCagcagctgaagcagaggcagcaccagcagctgaagcagaggcagcaccagcagcagaagcagaggcagcaccagca AAGCAAAATCAGAAGCACAGTCCCCAGCAGAAGCCACAGAAGAGGCTGCCAGGGAACCACAAGCCCAGAAACTCTCTCTATTCCAGAGAATTAAGAGGTGTTTCTGGTAGTCAGCAGGCCAGAAGCTTCACCACGTCATAG